One stretch of Akkermansia massiliensis DNA includes these proteins:
- a CDS encoding L,D-transpeptidase, producing the protein MMNAKKTLSIIAGAAAGALVLAACSGPQEENLRMVPLTVPTTMPMTSYGPNTRVVVAGVDYTEVHDEWMNQDIMKKATPGNTRVVISRGSQRGQLMVGDEVAMDFPVCLGTASHRTPVGHFRITEKAVHHVSNLYDASMPYFMRLTDSGIGMHVGPVFQTPQSHGCIRMTRSSCVPLFKTVKVGTPVTIVQ; encoded by the coding sequence ATGATGAACGCGAAAAAAACCTTATCAATTATTGCAGGAGCGGCAGCGGGAGCGCTGGTGCTGGCAGCCTGTTCAGGGCCGCAGGAAGAGAATTTGCGCATGGTGCCCCTGACGGTGCCTACGACCATGCCCATGACTTCTTACGGGCCGAATACGAGAGTGGTGGTGGCCGGGGTGGATTATACGGAGGTGCATGACGAGTGGATGAACCAGGACATTATGAAAAAAGCCACTCCCGGCAATACGCGGGTGGTGATCAGCCGCGGAAGCCAGAGGGGCCAGCTGATGGTGGGGGATGAAGTAGCCATGGATTTTCCCGTCTGTCTGGGGACCGCTTCCCACCGCACGCCCGTGGGCCATTTCCGCATTACGGAAAAGGCGGTGCACCACGTCTCCAATTTATATGATGCCTCCATGCCCTATTTCATGCGGCTGACGGACAGCGGCATCGGCATGCACGTGGGACCCGTTTTCCAGACGCCCCAGTCACATGGATGCATCCGCATGACCCGCTCCTCCTGTGTGCCGCTTTTCAAGACCGTTAAAGTAGGTACTCCCGTCACGATCGTGCAGTGA
- a CDS encoding DUF2752 domain-containing protein, producing MKLFFLYLALLAAACAVLLLVDDPSRSGWLPECLFYKTTGYLCYGCGSTRALHALLHGHWLDSLRYNVLLVPTLIWLGTLFFIRDKTVFLRVLTAGVAVLALFTVARNIPLS from the coding sequence ATGAAACTGTTTTTCCTGTATCTGGCGCTGCTGGCTGCGGCATGCGCGGTGCTCCTGCTGGTGGATGACCCTTCCCGGTCCGGCTGGCTGCCGGAGTGCCTTTTCTATAAAACCACGGGTTATCTTTGCTACGGCTGCGGTTCCACCAGGGCCCTGCATGCCCTGCTTCATGGCCATTGGCTTGATTCCCTGCGGTACAACGTGCTGCTGGTTCCCACGCTCATCTGGCTGGGAACGCTGTTTTTCATCAGGGACAAGACCGTATTCCTGAGGGTGCTGACCGCCGGCGTGGCCGTACTTGCCCTGTTTACCGTGGCGCGCAATATTCCGCTGTCGTGA